ACCTTGATGAGCGGGTTCAGCGCGGGACCGGCGGTGTCCTTGAACGGGTCGCCGACGGTGTCGCCGATGACGGTCGCCTTGTGCGCCTCGGAGCCCTTGCCGCCGTAGACGCCCTCCTCGACGAGCTTCTTCGCGTTGTCCCACGCGCCACCGGCGTTGGAGAGGAAGACCGCCATGAGCTGGCCGGCGGCGATGGCGCCCGCGAGGTACGCGCCCAGCGGCCCGTAGCCGAGGCCGAAGCCGATGGCGACGGGAGCGAGGATCGCGAGGAGGCCCGGCGTCATCAGCTCGCGCAGCGAGTCGCGGGTGCAGATGTCGACGACGGCCGCGTAGTCGGGCTTCTCCGAGTAGTCCATGATCCCGGGGTGCTCGCGGAACTGGCGGCGCACCTCGTAGACGACCCGGCCGGCCGCGCGGGACACGGCGTTGATGGCGAGCGCGGAGAAGAGGAACGTCACCGCGGCGCCGACGACGAGGCCGACCAGCACCTCGGGCTTGTCGATCGACAGCGAGAACTCCCTGCCTGCGGGCAGTGGCAGGTTCAGCGGGACGTCCAGCGCCTCGTGCAGCGCGAACACGACCGCCTCGCGGAACGACCCGAACAGCGACGTCGCCGCGAGCACCGCGGTCGCGATCGCCATGCCCTTGGTGATGGCCTTGGTGGTGTTACCGACGGCGTCGAGGCCGGCCATGATCTCGTCGGCCTCCTCGCCCAGGCCGCCCGACATCTCGGCGATGCCGTGCGCGTTGTCGGAGACCGGGCCGTACGTGTCCATCGACACGATGACACCGACGGTGGTCAGCATGCCCATGCCGGTGAGCGCGATGGCGTAGAGGGCGACCTGCTCGGAGCCGTTGCCCAGGAGGTACGACCCGAAGATCGCCGCGCCGAGGACGAGCGCCGAGTAGACGGCCGACTCGAGGCCGACCGAGATGCCCGACAGGATCGTCGTGGCGGGGCCGGTGAGCGAGGACTTCGCGATGTCCTGGACGGGCTTGCGCTCGGTCGCCGTGAAGTACTCGGTGAGCACCTGGATGACCGACGCGAGGACGAGGCCGATGATCGTCGCGACGATGGCGATGATCCGCGGGTTGCCGTCGAAGCCGTTGATGGCCTCGGACACCCCCTCGAACTCCTCGAACGACGCCGGCAGGTACGCGTACGCCGTGATCCCCACGAGCACCGCCGACACGGCGGCGGAGATGAAGAAGCCGCGGTTGATGGCCTTCATGCCGTTGCGGTCGGAGTCGCGCGGCGACACCGCGAAGATGCCGAGGATCGACGTGAGCACGCCGATGCCGCGGACGAGCAGCGGGAAGATGACGCCCTTGATGCCGAACGCCGCGTTGCCGAGGATCAGCGCCGCGACGAGCGTGACCTCGTACGACTCGAAGAGGTCGGCGGCCATGCCCGCGCAGTCGCCGACGTTGTCGCCGACGTTGTCGGCGATGGTGGCGGCGTTGCGGGGGTCGTCCTCGGGGATGTTCTGCTCGACCTTGCCGACGAGGTCGGCGCCGACGTCGGCGGCCTTCGTGAAGATGCCGCCGCCGACGCGCATGAACATCGCGAGCAGCGCGCCGCCGAAGCCGAAGCCGACGAGGACGTTGGGCGCCTCCACGTCGTAGATGAGGAGGACGATCGTCGCGCCGAGGAGGCCGAGGCCGACGGTGAACATGCCGGCGACGCCACCCGTGCGGAACGCGATGCGCAGCGCGCGCTTGAGGCCCGCCTCCTGCGCGGCCGCGGCGACACGGACGTTGCCGCGGACGGCGAGGCCCATGCCGGCGTAGCCGGTGATGGCCGACAGCGCGGCGCCCACGACGAAGAAGACCGAGCGCCCGATGCGGACCTCGGCGCTGCCGGGCAGCGCGAACAGCACGACGAACGTCAGCGCCACGAACAGCGCCAGCGTCCGGAACTGCCGCGCGAGGTACGCCGCCGCGCCTTCCTGGATGGCCTTCGCGATCTCCTGCATCTTGGCGCTGCCCTGGCTCGCGGCGAGCACCTCACGGGAGAGGTAGTACGCCACCGCGAGAGCCAGGAACGAGGTTGCGAACACGAT
The genomic region above belongs to Frankiaceae bacterium and contains:
- a CDS encoding sodium-translocating pyrophosphatase, whose product is MNFLASGGGTIPSIVGGDKTLLLIVFATSFLALAVAYYLSREVLAASQGSAKMQEIAKAIQEGAAAYLARQFRTLALFVALTFVVLFALPGSAEVRIGRSVFFVVGAALSAITGYAGMGLAVRGNVRVAAAAQEAGLKRALRIAFRTGGVAGMFTVGLGLLGATIVLLIYDVEAPNVLVGFGFGGALLAMFMRVGGGIFTKAADVGADLVGKVEQNIPEDDPRNAATIADNVGDNVGDCAGMAADLFESYEVTLVAALILGNAAFGIKGVIFPLLVRGIGVLTSILGIFAVSPRDSDRNGMKAINRGFFISAAVSAVLVGITAYAYLPASFEEFEGVSEAINGFDGNPRIIAIVATIIGLVLASVIQVLTEYFTATERKPVQDIAKSSLTGPATTILSGISVGLESAVYSALVLGAAIFGSYLLGNGSEQVALYAIALTGMGMLTTVGVIVSMDTYGPVSDNAHGIAEMSGGLGEEADEIMAGLDAVGNTTKAITKGMAIATAVLAATSLFGSFREAVVFALHEALDVPLNLPLPAGREFSLSIDKPEVLVGLVVGAAVTFLFSALAINAVSRAAGRVVYEVRRQFREHPGIMDYSEKPDYAAVVDICTRDSLRELMTPGLLAILAPVAIGFGLGYGPLGAYLAGAIAAGQLMAVFLSNAGGAWDNAKKLVEEGVYGGKGSEAHKATVIGDTVGDPFKDTAGPALNPLIKVMNLVAVLIAPTVVKFSIGDDKNTGIRLTVALVSAAVIAGAVVYSKKRTVASATEIQLDPNDPVGFK